In Aquipuribacter hungaricus, a genomic segment contains:
- the xylA gene encoding xylose isomerase — protein sequence MSPIPTREDKFSFGLWTVGWQARDLFGEATRPALAGVEAVHKLSEMGAYGITFHDDDLVPPGSSSSERDRIITEFKGALDETGMVVPMVTTNLFGDPVFKDGGFTSNDRSVRRYALRKVMQNMDLAAELGAQIYVFWGGREGSEVDFAKDVRSALDRYREGIDLLAQYSIDKGYGMKFAIEPKPNEPRGDILLPSIGHALAFIAELEHSDMVGINPETGHEQMASLNYTHGIAQALWAGKLFHIDLNGQKGPRYDQDLVFGYGDLLQAFSTVDLLENGGVDGGPTYDGDRHFDYKPLRTEDMAGVWESALANMEIYLSLREKAKAFRADPEVQAALAEARVEELARPTLGDGETYDTLLQDRSAFEDFDIDRAREQGYGFARLQRLSLEHLLGVR from the coding sequence ATGAGCCCGATCCCCACCCGCGAGGACAAGTTCAGCTTCGGCCTGTGGACCGTGGGCTGGCAGGCCCGGGACCTGTTCGGCGAGGCCACCCGGCCGGCGCTGGCCGGGGTCGAGGCCGTGCACAAGCTGTCCGAGATGGGCGCCTACGGCATCACGTTCCACGACGACGACCTCGTCCCGCCCGGCAGCAGCAGCAGCGAGCGCGACCGGATCATCACCGAGTTCAAGGGTGCGCTCGACGAGACCGGCATGGTCGTGCCGATGGTGACCACCAACCTGTTCGGCGACCCGGTGTTCAAGGACGGCGGGTTCACCAGCAACGACCGCTCCGTGCGCCGCTACGCGCTGCGCAAGGTCATGCAGAACATGGACCTGGCCGCCGAGCTCGGTGCGCAGATCTACGTGTTCTGGGGCGGGCGCGAGGGCTCCGAGGTCGACTTCGCCAAGGACGTCCGCTCGGCGCTGGACCGCTACCGCGAGGGCATCGACCTGCTCGCCCAGTACTCGATCGACAAGGGCTACGGGATGAAGTTCGCCATCGAGCCCAAGCCCAACGAGCCCCGCGGCGACATCCTGCTGCCCTCCATCGGGCACGCGCTGGCCTTCATCGCCGAGCTCGAGCACTCCGACATGGTCGGCATCAACCCGGAGACCGGGCACGAGCAGATGGCCAGCCTCAACTACACGCACGGCATCGCGCAGGCGCTGTGGGCGGGCAAGCTCTTCCACATCGACCTCAACGGGCAGAAGGGCCCCCGCTACGACCAGGACCTGGTCTTCGGCTACGGCGACCTGCTCCAGGCGTTCTCCACGGTGGACCTGCTCGAGAACGGCGGCGTCGACGGCGGTCCGACGTACGACGGCGACCGGCACTTCGACTACAAGCCGCTGCGCACCGAGGACATGGCCGGGGTGTGGGAGTCGGCGCTGGCCAACATGGAGATCTACCTGAGCCTGCGCGAGAAGGCCAAGGCGTTCCGGGCCGACCCCGAGGTGCAAGCCGCGCTGGCCGAGGCCCGCGTCGAGGAGCTCGCCCGGCCGACGCTGGGCGACGGGGAGACCTACGACACCCTGCTGCAGGACCGGTCGGCGTTCGAGGACTTCGACATCGACCGCGCCCGGGAGCAGGGGTACGGCTTCGCCCGGCTGCAGCGGCTGTCGCTGGAGCACCTGCTCGGGGTGCGCTGA